In Candidatus Methanomethylophilus alvi Mx1201, a genomic segment contains:
- a CDS encoding glutathione peroxidase → MGIYDFKVRDIFGKSVDMHEFQGKVLLIVNTATGCGFTPQYEGLEALYKKYKDRGFEILDFPCNQFASQAPGSDDDIHEFCRSRYDVTFRQFSKIDVNGDNESPLYTFLKSQKKNRLTGSDIKWNFTKFLVDRDGNVTDRFSSFISPEKIEARIEETL, encoded by the coding sequence ATGGGGATTTATGATTTCAAGGTCAGGGACATCTTCGGAAAATCCGTCGATATGCACGAGTTCCAAGGAAAGGTCCTTCTGATAGTGAATACCGCCACCGGCTGCGGTTTCACACCCCAGTACGAAGGGCTGGAGGCTCTCTACAAAAAATACAAGGACAGGGGTTTCGAGATACTCGACTTCCCCTGCAACCAGTTCGCATCGCAGGCACCCGGCAGCGACGACGACATCCATGAGTTCTGCAGGTCGAGATACGATGTCACATTCAGACAATTCTCGAAGATAGATGTCAACGGGGATAACGAATCGCCTTTGTACACTTTCCTGAAGTCCCAGAAGAAGAACAGACTCACAGGCTCTGATATCAAATGGAACTTCACCAAATTCCTGGTCGATAGGGACGGGAACGTCACGGACAGGTTCAGTTCTTTCATATCTCCGGAAAAGATCGAGGCGAGGATAGAGGAGACACTCTGA
- a CDS encoding S26 family signal peptidase gives MKKDTRNFVIVLAVLVAILVGGNIAVRESSGVDPPFTVVESQSMQHGNGSEIGIIDTGDMVLVKSPSKTDIVSYVEGYHSGYRSFGEYGSVIVYERSVGNPVIHRAILWLESNGDGTWSAESLKYYTDDGSETGTRMWSCSLYNDYLNMSGTLTLYDVGYAGKIVSINLDTLDNGRSGYLTMGDNAVTNRGFDQVIGVYGDLVAVENIRSVAWVEIPWLGSLKLMINGNTSALDTWASNSIGYLAVAFVTVIMVLMAIGYTSDCLHIKKAKKR, from the coding sequence GTGAAGAAGGACACCCGTAACTTCGTGATAGTCCTGGCGGTCCTCGTCGCGATCCTTGTCGGCGGGAACATAGCCGTCAGGGAATCTTCCGGAGTGGATCCTCCGTTCACCGTAGTGGAATCCCAGAGCATGCAGCATGGGAACGGATCCGAGATAGGCATCATAGACACCGGGGACATGGTTCTTGTAAAAAGTCCCAGTAAGACGGATATAGTCAGTTATGTCGAGGGCTATCATTCCGGATACAGGTCCTTCGGAGAATACGGATCCGTCATCGTGTACGAACGTTCCGTCGGGAATCCCGTCATCCACCGTGCGATACTGTGGCTCGAGAGCAACGGTGACGGAACATGGTCGGCAGAATCGCTGAAATATTATACCGATGACGGAAGCGAGACGGGCACCAGGATGTGGAGCTGCAGTCTATACAACGACTACCTCAACATGTCTGGCACATTGACATTGTATGATGTAGGATATGCCGGGAAGATAGTGTCGATAAATCTAGATACCTTGGATAACGGCAGAAGCGGATATCTGACGATGGGGGACAACGCCGTCACCAACAGAGGTTTCGATCAGGTGATAGGCGTATACGGAGACCTGGTGGCCGTCGAGAACATCAGATCCGTAGCATGGGTGGAGATACCATGGCTCGGATCGTTGAAACTCATGATCAACGGGAACACCTCGGCCCTCGATACATGGGCCTCCAACAGCATCGGATATCTGGCTGTCGCGTTCGTCACCGTGATAATGGTGCTGATGGCCATAGGATACACATCCGACTGTCTTCACATCAAGAAGGCGAAGAAAAGGTGA
- a CDS encoding deoxycytidylate deaminase, protein MERPSADKYFMDMAKLAATRSTCLRRAVGAVIVKDKHVLSTGYNGAPRGTRHCEETGCLRIQMNVPSGTRHELCRGVHAEQNAVAQAAYFGTSVKGATLYTTTFPCSLCAKILINSGITEIVYDEGYMDDLSKSILSETSIRIRRIEADSVDSILKEETRETGDY, encoded by the coding sequence ATGGAAAGACCGTCCGCCGACAAATATTTCATGGACATGGCGAAGCTCGCAGCCACCCGCTCGACCTGTCTCAGACGTGCCGTCGGAGCGGTCATCGTGAAAGACAAGCACGTCCTGTCCACCGGATACAACGGAGCCCCCCGCGGTACGCGCCATTGCGAGGAGACGGGATGTCTGAGAATACAGATGAATGTACCGTCTGGCACTAGGCATGAACTCTGTCGCGGGGTACATGCTGAGCAGAATGCGGTCGCACAGGCCGCATACTTCGGGACGAGCGTCAAAGGGGCGACCCTCTATACCACCACGTTCCCGTGTTCCCTTTGCGCGAAGATCCTCATCAACTCTGGGATAACGGAGATAGTCTACGACGAGGGGTACATGGACGACCTGTCGAAATCCATCCTCTCCGAGACCAGCATCAGGATCCGCCGGATAGAGGCGGACAGTGTGGATTCCATTCTGAAGGAAGAGACTCGCGAGACAGGTGATTATTAA
- a CDS encoding V-type ATP synthase subunit I: protein MLLPESMSRIVIVGTKTRMEDAINAFYSEKAIHVIDHTTGDDGLSIGSPIQGTSKASERLLKIKAMEKELGIKKKTKTADIAVEDVQKRIADGEVESVEDEVLKTVDARNDLTQKITELNSKKKTFEILKKLPLTLDLYSGYKSVAVLVGTTVTDAAAVKIDDAEVFSSFDKKEGGVVAVFVKAAGKSKAVDALNECGFVELSVPEYTDKVSAEQACQKVDSEISEATEALEAENKTLEALKTKYMSFLKGSDEELSIEVEKGSVPLRIAVSKYAYVMDAWVPTKKVDAIKADLEQKLGDDIYVEFQETRGRKLEDSENAEPRFKNVPTKQNNGVVVGEFEYATSMVDIPKYQEIDPTFLIAIFLPLFFGYMIGDIGYSIPFIIIGAYGLKYAKNKDWRSIGLVLFFGGIWGAIFGMFYYGEMLGMHFIGGEYNAAGIWQWYSDSAANDGTNITWDWILGVTFPDWFYELMPNVAHGEGVGKLEDVGFLLKMSVYIGIVHLLIGQLVGLYNMLIQRGGKFAFIHKGGMIFSFFGMIFLCYALTDFMFNSASITEGITFITLILGVVCIVAGVAINTKAEGAMQAVMGIPEIIGQILSYTRLAAIAMSKAGMALAFNYIIFKMIIPSHTVDGLIYLDYSSGIVMVIIAIVMFAFLHLVVWTLGILSAGLHALRLQYVELMMRFFDGGGKKFAPLKEKRVKTFFSKKTSTIKEV, encoded by the coding sequence ATGCTTCTTCCTGAGTCGATGAGTAGGATTGTGATTGTGGGTACGAAGACCCGCATGGAGGATGCCATCAACGCATTCTACAGCGAGAAAGCTATCCACGTGATCGATCATACCACCGGCGACGACGGGCTCTCCATCGGTTCCCCTATCCAGGGGACTTCCAAGGCATCCGAGAGGCTGCTGAAGATCAAAGCGATGGAAAAAGAGCTGGGGATCAAAAAGAAGACCAAGACCGCCGACATCGCGGTCGAGGATGTGCAGAAGCGCATCGCCGACGGCGAGGTCGAGAGCGTCGAAGACGAGGTCCTGAAGACCGTCGACGCAAGGAATGATCTTACCCAGAAAATCACTGAATTAAACTCTAAAAAGAAGACTTTTGAGATTCTGAAGAAACTGCCTCTGACGCTTGACCTCTACAGCGGGTACAAGTCGGTGGCGGTTCTCGTCGGTACAACCGTAACCGATGCCGCGGCCGTCAAGATCGACGACGCCGAGGTCTTCTCCAGCTTCGACAAGAAAGAGGGCGGTGTCGTGGCCGTCTTCGTCAAGGCTGCCGGGAAGAGCAAGGCCGTCGACGCCCTTAACGAGTGCGGCTTCGTCGAGCTGTCCGTTCCCGAGTACACCGACAAGGTGTCCGCGGAGCAGGCGTGCCAGAAGGTAGACTCGGAGATCTCCGAGGCGACCGAGGCCCTCGAGGCGGAGAACAAGACGCTTGAAGCTCTCAAAACGAAATACATGTCCTTCCTGAAAGGAAGCGACGAAGAGCTGTCCATCGAGGTCGAGAAGGGATCCGTTCCCCTCAGGATCGCGGTGAGCAAGTACGCATACGTCATGGACGCATGGGTACCTACAAAGAAAGTGGACGCCATCAAGGCCGACCTCGAGCAGAAGCTCGGGGACGACATCTATGTGGAGTTCCAGGAGACCCGCGGAAGGAAACTCGAAGATTCCGAGAACGCGGAGCCTCGTTTCAAGAACGTTCCGACGAAACAGAACAACGGAGTAGTCGTCGGCGAATTCGAGTATGCGACCAGCATGGTCGACATCCCGAAGTACCAGGAGATCGACCCGACCTTCCTGATCGCCATATTCCTGCCTCTGTTCTTCGGATACATGATCGGAGACATCGGGTATTCCATACCCTTCATCATCATCGGAGCCTACGGACTGAAGTACGCCAAGAACAAAGACTGGCGCTCCATCGGTCTCGTCCTGTTCTTCGGAGGAATCTGGGGAGCTATCTTCGGTATGTTCTACTACGGTGAAATGCTGGGAATGCACTTCATCGGCGGAGAATACAACGCCGCAGGTATATGGCAGTGGTATTCCGACAGTGCCGCCAACGACGGAACCAACATCACCTGGGACTGGATTCTGGGAGTAACCTTCCCCGACTGGTTCTACGAGCTGATGCCCAACGTAGCGCACGGTGAGGGAGTCGGAAAACTCGAAGACGTCGGATTCCTGCTCAAGATGTCCGTGTACATCGGTATCGTGCACCTCCTTATCGGACAGCTGGTCGGCCTGTACAACATGCTGATCCAGAGGGGCGGCAAGTTCGCCTTCATCCACAAGGGAGGAATGATCTTCTCCTTCTTCGGAATGATCTTCCTGTGCTACGCTCTCACCGATTTCATGTTCAACAGTGCCAGCATCACCGAGGGTATCACCTTCATCACTCTGATACTGGGTGTTGTCTGCATCGTCGCGGGAGTCGCAATAAACACCAAGGCGGAAGGAGCAATGCAGGCCGTCATGGGTATACCCGAGATCATCGGGCAGATCCTGTCCTACACTCGTCTGGCGGCTATCGCCATGTCGAAGGCCGGTATGGCCCTTGCGTTCAACTACATCATCTTTAAGATGATCATACCCAGCCACACCGTGGACGGGCTCATCTATCTGGACTACTCGTCCGGCATAGTGATGGTCATCATCGCGATCGTAATGTTCGCATTCCTGCATCTGGTCGTTTGGACCCTCGGAATCCTCTCGGCAGGTCTGCACGCTCTAAGGCTGCAGTACGTCGAGCTCATGATGAGGTTCTTCGACGGAGGAGGAAAGAAGTTCGCACCTCTCAAAGAGAAGCGTGTCAAAACCTTTTTCAGCAAAAAAACAAGCACAATTAAAGAGGTTTGA
- a CDS encoding V-type ATP synthase subunit K, translated as MVVESGVADITSGLIAVGAGLAVGLAGIGTGMGEKDIGAAAVGAITEDSSLFGRAMIFTVLPETIVIFGLVVAVMAMFVL; from the coding sequence ATGGTCGTAGAATCTGGAGTAGCAGACATCACTAGTGGACTTATCGCAGTTGGAGCAGGACTTGCAGTCGGACTCGCCGGTATCGGAACCGGTATGGGTGAGAAAGACATCGGAGCAGCAGCAGTCGGTGCAATCACCGAGGACTCTTCCCTCTTCGGAAGGGCAATGATCTTCACCGTTCTGCCTGAGACTATCGTCATCTTCGGTCTTGTCGTCGCCGTCATGGCAATGTTCGTCCTGTGA
- a CDS encoding V-type ATP synthase subunit E codes for MALDSVTKEIQASAEASVAKIRQEQAAEIDAINKQTDAQIAKMKEAQDKKVAEAKETLDRQERSSAELESKKLVLAKKKEVLSQAFESALAELENVPEAQKLTYYKAMVASAKTIIPEPKAIMSENDDFSASDLGVKSVEKDARVSSGLLLQSEDGSVEVDMQFRVILQGIWDKNLKQLSDILFG; via the coding sequence ATGGCACTAGACAGCGTGACGAAGGAGATCCAGGCGTCTGCCGAGGCCTCCGTAGCCAAGATCCGTCAGGAGCAGGCCGCGGAGATCGATGCTATCAACAAGCAGACCGACGCCCAGATCGCCAAAATGAAAGAAGCTCAGGACAAGAAGGTCGCCGAAGCCAAGGAGACCCTTGACCGTCAGGAGCGTTCCAGCGCGGAGCTGGAGAGCAAGAAGCTCGTCCTCGCAAAGAAGAAGGAGGTTCTCTCTCAGGCTTTCGAGTCCGCCCTCGCGGAGCTCGAGAACGTGCCGGAAGCGCAGAAACTGACGTACTACAAGGCAATGGTGGCTTCCGCGAAGACCATCATCCCCGAGCCCAAGGCCATCATGTCCGAGAACGATGACTTCAGCGCATCCGACCTCGGAGTGAAGTCCGTAGAGAAAGACGCCCGCGTCTCCTCCGGACTCCTGCTCCAGAGCGAGGACGGATCCGTCGAGGTAGACATGCAGTTCCGCGTGATCCTCCAGGGCATCTGGGACAAGAACCTGAAGCAACTGTCCGATATACTGTTCGGGTGA
- the ahaC gene encoding ATP synthase A1 subunit C — protein MFNRSGAGNYSYTSARVKAKKSKLLKEEDYNKMLMMSVPEISHYISDAGYSKEMADLGNRYEGLSLVEYATYANMAKAFRSILNSSTGALSRMVNAYLTKWDFENLKTIMRGKKYGLPIEEIREDLVPAGNLSMDDLDKMLSLTTIEDILAAFSKKIHIVVPDDVISSYKTNGILGSIEDVLVKEYYKNLLASISSSDRPTQIFRTYIKTCIDLKNVETVLKFKADGITGDVVVEYWIPGGTEVDEKVMSQLAAAQDIQAAVNEMQQLRMYSEIKDSLSQDSTILDVVGVINKYRVELANKVGHMYPLSVIPVVDYMIHKENEVRNIRMIAHGTDSGLDRDTMKKLLVI, from the coding sequence ATGTTCAACCGCAGCGGAGCAGGCAACTACTCGTACACTTCCGCGAGGGTGAAGGCGAAGAAGTCTAAGCTCCTCAAAGAAGAAGACTACAACAAGATGCTCATGATGTCTGTTCCCGAGATCTCGCACTACATCAGCGACGCAGGCTACTCGAAGGAGATGGCCGACCTCGGAAACAGGTACGAAGGGCTCTCGCTCGTAGAGTACGCTACGTATGCCAACATGGCGAAAGCCTTCCGCAGCATCCTGAACTCCTCCACCGGAGCATTGAGTCGGATGGTCAACGCGTATCTCACCAAGTGGGACTTCGAGAATCTCAAGACCATCATGCGCGGCAAAAAATACGGACTGCCCATCGAGGAGATCAGGGAGGACCTCGTTCCTGCCGGAAACCTCTCCATGGACGATCTGGACAAGATGCTCTCCCTCACTACGATCGAGGACATCTTGGCCGCATTCTCGAAGAAGATCCACATCGTCGTACCCGACGACGTGATCTCCTCCTACAAGACCAACGGTATCCTCGGTTCCATCGAGGACGTGCTCGTCAAAGAGTACTACAAGAACCTGCTGGCATCCATAAGTTCCAGCGACAGACCCACGCAGATATTCCGCACCTACATCAAGACGTGCATCGACCTGAAGAATGTCGAGACCGTCCTGAAGTTCAAGGCAGACGGGATAACCGGCGACGTCGTCGTGGAGTACTGGATCCCTGGAGGCACCGAGGTCGACGAGAAGGTCATGTCCCAGCTCGCAGCAGCACAGGACATCCAGGCCGCCGTCAACGAGATGCAGCAACTCAGGATGTATTCGGAAATCAAGGACTCGCTATCCCAGGACTCAACCATCCTGGACGTCGTGGGTGTGATCAACAAGTACAGGGTAGAACTTGCCAACAAGGTTGGTCACATGTACCCCCTCTCCGTCATTCCCGTCGTGGACTACATGATCCACAAGGAGAACGAGGTCAGGAACATCAGAATGATCGCCCACGGGACCGACAGCGGTCTCGACAGGGACACCATGAAGAAACTGCTGGTGATCTGA
- a CDS encoding V-type ATP synthase subunit F — translation MEIGVIGSDEFTLGFRLAGVRRVFVADKSNYQEKMQEAIADANIGILAVNAEDLQYLPANMKTKVLDSIQPVVVPVGGDQSDLREKVKKVIGVDLYKTEDE, via the coding sequence ATGGAGATAGGAGTCATTGGTAGCGACGAGTTCACCCTCGGATTCCGCCTTGCCGGAGTCAGAAGGGTGTTCGTTGCTGATAAGAGCAATTACCAGGAAAAAATGCAGGAAGCGATCGCCGATGCCAATATCGGTATCCTCGCAGTGAATGCGGAAGACCTGCAGTATCTGCCCGCCAACATGAAGACGAAGGTCCTGGATTCCATCCAGCCCGTCGTCGTCCCTGTAGGCGGTGACCAGAGCGATCTTCGCGAGAAGGTCAAGAAGGTTATTGGCGTTGATTTGTACAAGACAGAGGATGAATGA
- a CDS encoding V-type ATP synthase subunit A, translated as MSTEGVIYRVAGPVVTATGISPRMYDVVHVGNEKLMGEVIKIVGDYSIIQVYEDTTGIKPGEPVTNTGLPLAVELGPGLLTSVYDGIQRPLPVLRDMTGDFIGRGATAPGLSRETKWDFVPAVKVGDEVQGGSVVGTVQEGPMVHKIMLPPNVKKGKVEDIKSGSFTVDQPIVKVDGVEYPMMQKWPVRVPRPVTEKYNPDVPLVTGLRVLDTMFPLAKGGAAAIPGAFGTGKTVTQQSLAKYSDAEIVVYIGCGERGNEMTEVLTEFPELKDPKTGESLMKRTILIANTSNMPVAAREASVYTGMTIAEYFRDMGYNVALMADSTSRWAEAMREISSRLEEMPGEEGYPAYLSGRLSEFYERACRGKALCGDDGSISVIGAVSPPGGDLSEPVTQNTLRIVRVFWALDTKLRERRHFPTINWLTSYTMYDKQLSDWFKKNVGEDFPDLKAWAMGVLQKESELQEVVQMVGSDSLPDEQKITLEVAKMIREIYLQQNAYHPVDCYCPLNRQYTMLKLIKKYSDLADKALKTGVAVDKIAYLPVRQRFQQAKYEEKVDEELAAVAKDMDEQFSKLEA; from the coding sequence ATGAGCACTGAGGGTGTAATTTACAGGGTCGCAGGTCCTGTCGTGACCGCCACCGGTATCTCTCCCAGGATGTACGATGTCGTACACGTAGGGAACGAGAAACTGATGGGAGAGGTCATCAAGATCGTTGGCGACTATTCTATCATCCAGGTTTACGAGGACACCACCGGTATCAAACCGGGAGAGCCGGTCACCAACACCGGTCTGCCTCTTGCCGTTGAGCTCGGTCCGGGACTTCTGACTTCCGTTTACGACGGAATCCAGAGGCCTCTCCCCGTGCTCAGGGACATGACCGGGGACTTCATCGGACGTGGAGCCACCGCACCTGGACTTAGCAGAGAGACCAAATGGGACTTCGTTCCTGCCGTGAAGGTCGGAGACGAGGTCCAGGGAGGAAGCGTCGTCGGAACCGTTCAGGAGGGTCCGATGGTCCACAAGATCATGCTTCCCCCGAACGTGAAGAAAGGAAAGGTAGAGGACATCAAATCCGGTTCCTTCACTGTCGACCAGCCCATCGTCAAGGTCGACGGCGTCGAGTACCCCATGATGCAGAAATGGCCTGTCCGTGTACCTAGGCCGGTCACCGAGAAATACAACCCCGATGTACCGCTGGTCACCGGACTCCGTGTCCTCGACACCATGTTCCCCCTCGCAAAGGGAGGAGCGGCCGCAATCCCCGGTGCATTCGGTACCGGAAAGACCGTTACCCAGCAGTCCCTTGCGAAGTACTCCGATGCAGAGATCGTCGTCTACATCGGATGCGGAGAGCGTGGAAACGAGATGACCGAGGTTCTTACCGAGTTCCCCGAGCTGAAAGACCCGAAGACCGGTGAGTCCCTCATGAAGAGGACCATCCTCATCGCGAACACCTCCAACATGCCTGTCGCGGCCCGTGAGGCTTCCGTCTACACCGGAATGACCATCGCCGAGTACTTCAGGGACATGGGATACAACGTCGCTCTCATGGCCGACTCCACCTCCAGGTGGGCAGAGGCAATGAGAGAGATCTCCTCCAGGCTCGAAGAGATGCCCGGTGAGGAGGGATACCCTGCGTACCTGTCCGGTAGGCTTTCCGAGTTCTACGAGCGTGCATGCCGCGGTAAGGCACTTTGCGGCGACGACGGATCCATCTCCGTCATCGGTGCCGTCTCTCCTCCCGGAGGAGACCTTTCCGAGCCTGTCACTCAGAACACCCTGCGTATCGTCCGTGTCTTCTGGGCACTGGATACCAAACTCAGGGAGAGGCGTCACTTCCCGACCATCAACTGGCTGACCTCGTACACCATGTACGACAAGCAGCTGTCCGACTGGTTCAAGAAGAACGTCGGAGAGGACTTCCCCGACCTCAAGGCCTGGGCAATGGGAGTTCTCCAGAAGGAGTCCGAGTTGCAGGAGGTCGTGCAGATGGTCGGATCCGACTCTCTGCCCGATGAACAGAAGATCACTCTCGAGGTCGCCAAGATGATCCGTGAGATCTACCTGCAGCAGAACGCATACCACCCCGTGGACTGCTACTGCCCCCTCAACAGGCAGTACACCATGCTCAAGCTCATCAAGAAGTACTCCGACCTGGCCGACAAGGCCCTCAAGACCGGCGTAGCGGTAGACAAGATTGCCTACCTGCCCGTCAGGCAGAGGTTCCAGCAGGCCAAGTACGAGGAGAAGGTCGACGAGGAGCTCGCAGCAGTCGCCAAGGACATGGACGAGCAGTTCAGCAAACTGGAGGCTTGA
- a CDS encoding V-type ATP synthase subunit B — MATVAKEYKTISQIAGPLVFVKKTEPVGYKELVSVRLSDGSIKRGEVLDSSDDMVVVQIFEGTTGIDRSASVRFLGETMKMPVSKEMLGRVLNGAGDPLDGGAKIVPEKELDIAGAAINPWARDSPADFIETGISTIDGMNTLVRGQKLPIFSASGLPHNDIALQIARQAKVRGENEEFAVVFIALGITNEEKQKFMNEFERTGALKNAVVFLNLADDPAVERIATPRLGLTTAEYMAFELGMQVLVIMTDITNYCEALRQVGAAREEVPGRRGYPGYMYTDLAQLYERAGRIKGKKGSITQIPILTMPGADITHPIPDLSGYITEGQIVLSMDLHRAGIYPPVNVSSSLSRLMNSGIGKGKTRDDHKAVSDQLYASYAEGKDLRGLVAIVGKDSLSAKDRKLLDFADLFEDRVVRQGIDEDRSIETTLDIAWDILKELDIDQLTRIDKKYIEKYLPKKE, encoded by the coding sequence ATGGCAACCGTAGCTAAAGAGTACAAGACTATCTCCCAGATCGCGGGACCTCTGGTGTTCGTGAAGAAGACCGAGCCCGTCGGATACAAGGAGCTCGTTTCCGTCAGGCTTTCCGACGGATCCATCAAGAGAGGAGAGGTTCTCGACTCGTCCGACGACATGGTTGTCGTTCAGATCTTCGAGGGAACCACCGGAATCGACAGGTCCGCTTCCGTCCGCTTCCTCGGCGAGACCATGAAGATGCCTGTTTCCAAAGAGATGCTCGGAAGGGTCCTCAACGGAGCAGGAGACCCCCTGGACGGCGGAGCCAAGATCGTTCCTGAGAAGGAGCTCGACATCGCCGGTGCAGCCATCAACCCCTGGGCAAGGGACTCGCCCGCCGATTTCATCGAGACCGGTATCTCGACCATCGACGGAATGAACACCCTGGTCAGGGGACAGAAGCTGCCTATCTTCTCCGCTTCCGGTCTGCCCCACAACGACATTGCGCTGCAGATCGCAAGGCAGGCGAAGGTCCGCGGAGAGAACGAGGAGTTCGCCGTCGTGTTCATCGCCCTCGGTATCACCAACGAGGAGAAGCAGAAGTTCATGAACGAGTTCGAGAGGACCGGTGCCCTGAAGAACGCCGTCGTCTTCCTGAACCTCGCCGACGACCCTGCCGTCGAGCGTATCGCCACCCCGCGTCTGGGACTCACCACCGCGGAGTACATGGCATTCGAGCTCGGAATGCAGGTTCTCGTCATCATGACCGATATCACCAACTACTGTGAGGCTCTGCGTCAGGTCGGTGCAGCTCGTGAAGAGGTGCCCGGAAGGCGTGGATATCCCGGTTACATGTACACCGACCTCGCACAGCTGTACGAGCGTGCCGGAAGGATCAAAGGAAAGAAGGGTTCCATCACCCAGATCCCCATCCTTACCATGCCCGGAGCAGATATCACCCACCCGATCCCCGACCTGTCCGGATACATCACCGAGGGTCAGATCGTTCTGTCCATGGACCTCCACAGGGCAGGAATCTACCCGCCGGTCAATGTCAGCAGTTCTCTGTCGAGGCTGATGAACTCCGGTATCGGAAAGGGCAAGACCCGTGACGACCACAAGGCCGTTTCCGACCAGCTGTACGCTTCGTACGCAGAAGGAAAGGACCTCAGGGGACTCGTCGCCATCGTCGGAAAGGACTCCCTGTCCGCAAAAGACAGGAAGCTCCTGGACTTCGCCGACCTCTTCGAGGACCGTGTGGTCCGCCAGGGAATCGACGAGGACCGTTCCATCGAGACGACTCTCGACATCGCTTGGGACATCCTGAAGGAGCTGGACATCGACCAGCTGACCAGGATCGACAAGAAGTACATCGAGAAGTACCTCCCGAAGAAGGAGTGA
- a CDS encoding V-type ATP synthase subunit D, producing the protein MAAHDITPTRSVLLDLKRRIKLSQSGHKILKMKRDGLIIEFFEVMEKARQMRAGVATDFEVAMKKITIARAIDGEVNVRSAAYALNKYPTVKLSSKSIMGMMVPKVEADSIHTDILNKGYGVLDTSAYVEEAAASFEKLLETLIRAAEVETTMKKLLDEIEKTKRRVNALEFKIIPDLKESERFVKFRLEEMERENTTRLKHIKKKGAATE; encoded by the coding sequence ATGGCAGCCCACGATATCACCCCGACCCGCTCCGTACTTCTGGACCTCAAGAGAAGGATCAAACTGTCCCAGTCCGGACACAAGATCCTGAAGATGAAGAGGGACGGCCTCATCATCGAGTTCTTCGAGGTAATGGAGAAGGCGAGGCAGATGCGTGCCGGCGTTGCAACCGATTTCGAAGTTGCGATGAAGAAAATCACCATCGCAAGGGCTATCGACGGTGAGGTCAACGTGAGGAGTGCAGCATATGCACTCAACAAGTACCCCACCGTCAAGCTCTCCAGCAAATCCATCATGGGAATGATGGTCCCCAAGGTAGAGGCCGACTCCATCCACACCGACATCCTGAACAAGGGTTACGGTGTGCTCGATACCTCTGCCTACGTCGAGGAGGCCGCGGCATCTTTCGAGAAACTTCTCGAGACCCTGATCCGCGCCGCCGAGGTCGAGACCACCATGAAGAAGCTGCTGGACGAAATTGAGAAGACCAAGAGAAGGGTCAACGCTCTCGAGTTCAAGATCATCCCCGACCTCAAGGAGTCGGAGAGGTTCGTGAAGTTCCGTCTCGAGGAGATGGAGAGGGAGAACACCACCCGTCTTAAGCACATCAAGAAGAAAGGAGCGGCTACCGAGTGA